TACAGCATGTCTTGTACATAATCGGCCGTGGGGGTGCTATATGTTAATTGAGCTAAGTGCTGTCGGAGCTGCTTTAGCGTTTATTTGTCTTGTCGGGTATTTGATTCAAACGCTCAGAAGGGGAATGGTTACACTCGAAGAGACTAATGAGACGCTAGTTGAGGTAAGAAAGGCTGTTCATGATTTGACTGGAGAGGCTGAGGATCTGATTCACTCTGCCAATCAAATTACAGTCGATGTGAAAAGCAAGATGAAATCGGTAGAACCTTTGCTTGAATCTGCTCAGGATATGGGCGAGGTCATCCACAGTGTAACGAATACAGTAAAACAGGCGGCAACTGGGTATGGATATGGACTTCCGCCTGTGAAAAACGATAAGGCGCCAAACCGCGAAGTGAAAATTAAGCTAAAATGAAAATTCCCCGGAAAGGGGAATTTTTTA
The window above is part of the Metabacillus dongyingensis genome. Proteins encoded here:
- a CDS encoding DUF948 domain-containing protein: MLIELSAVGAALAFICLVGYLIQTLRRGMVTLEETNETLVEVRKAVHDLTGEAEDLIHSANQITVDVKSKMKSVEPLLESAQDMGEVIHSVTNTVKQAATGYGYGLPPVKNDKAPNREVKIKLK